The Elaeis guineensis isolate ETL-2024a chromosome 13, EG11, whole genome shotgun sequence genome includes a region encoding these proteins:
- the LOC140853288 gene encoding uncharacterized protein, producing MASDGVQMQIPKLTKENFGNWCIQMKSLFGSQDLWEIVNDGYTEPTPDQERGYNQNQKEALRVTRRRDKKALFQLYQALDEVTFERIAEATSAKQAWDTLSIIFKGEEKVKRIRLQQLRGEFEVATMKETENIFNYFSRILVIVNQLKRNGEKIDDVRVVEKILRSLTPRFEHIVVAIEEANDVDTLSINALMGKLQVHEQKKQNKIEAANTEQILQSKVEAKDQKGKDQGQSQAFRDTSSNIRGGGNNYRGRGRGRSHGRGGYNGGRGRTPNFNNGRGGRRGEHGRGRRLNGGRDQARSNVQCYNYHKYGHYSYECWNNEQSNYSESKNQEEEPTLLLACQQNGDLKNVWFLDSGATNHMCGRKDLFVELQEGVHGDVKFGDFSKVPVKGRGKIMIQQKNGTSDFISNVYYVPDLKSNILSIGQLLEKGYIIHMKGSSLTLRDWNGKLIACVQMAKNRMFPLLLKTDSQNCLQVDIKNPSWLWHLRLGHLNFGSLKLLSKDGMVKGLPHIYYPNEVCEKCTLAKHTRAPFKGGKSWKAMRPLQLVHTDICGPLPESHGGNKYFITFVDDFSRMLWVYFLKEKSAALSTFKNFKSLVEKECNYKV from the coding sequence ATGGCTAGTGATGGTGTGCAAATGCAAATCCCAAAGCTTACTAAGGAGAACTTTGGGAATTGGTGTATCCAGATGAAGTCATTGTTTGGCTCACAAGATCTATGGGAGATCGTTAATGATGGCTACACCGAGCCTACACCAGATCAAGAGAGAGGGTACAATCAAAATCAAAAGGAGGCTTTGAGAGTTACAAGGAGGAGAGACAAGAAAGCTTTGTTTCAATTGTATCAAGCCTTGGATGAGGTGACATTTGAAAGAATTGCTGAGGCAACTTCTGCAAAGCAAGCATGGGATACTCTCTCCATCATAtttaaaggagaagaaaaagtgaaGCGAATTCGACTACAACAATTACGGGGAGAATTTGAAGTCGCCACCATGAAGGAGACGGAGAATATCTTCAACTACTTTTCTCGAATATTGGTTATCGTAAACCAATTGAAGAGGAATGGAGAGAAGATAGATGATGTTCGAGTGGTAGAGAAGATACTTCGGTCTTTGACACCGAGGTTTGAGCATATTGTTGTCGCTATTGAAGAAGCTAATGATGTGGATACTCTATCCATCAATGCGTTGATGGGTAAACTTCAAGTCCATGAACAAAAGAAGCAAAATAAAATTGAAGCAGCTAATACAGAGCAAATACTTCAATCAAAGGTGGAGGCCAAAGATCAAAAAGGAAAGGATCAAGGGCAATCTCAAGCATTTCGAGATACTAGTAGCAACATAAGAGGTGGTGGCAACAACTACCGTGGTCGTGGTCGAGGCCGTAGTCATGGTCGAGGaggctacaatggtggaagaggcCGAACTCCAAATTTCAACAATGGAAGAGGTGGTAGAAGAGGTGAACATGGTCGAGGTAGAAGATTAAATGGAGGTCGTGACCAAGCAAGATCCAATGTTCAATGCTATAATTACCACAAATATGGGCATTATAGCTATGAGTGTTGGAACAATGAGCAAAGCAACTACTCCGAATCCAAAAACCAAGAAGAAGAGCCAACTCTTCTTTTGGCATGCCAACAAAATGGAGACTTGAAGAATGTGTGGTTTCTTGACTCAGGAGCCACAAACCACATGTGTGGAAGAAAAGACCTATTCGTGGAGTTGCAAGAAGGGGTGCATGGTGATGTGAAGTTTGGGGATTTCTCTAAAGTTCCCGTCAAAGGAAGAGGCAAGATCATGATTCAACAAAAGAATGGTACGTCTGATTTTATTTCCAATGTATATTATGTGCCAGACTTGAAGAGTAATATTCTAAGTATTGGCCAACTTTTGGAGAAGGGTTATATAATTCATATGAAAGGGTCATCACTAACCTTAAGAGATTGGAATGGGAAGCTGATTGCTTGTGTCCAGATGGCGAAGAACAGGATGTTTCCTCTTCTCTTGAAGACAGATTCGCAAAATTGCTTGCAAGTGGATATCAAGAACCCTTCTTGGCTTTGGCATCTCAGGCTTGGACATTTAAATTTTGGAAGTTTGAAATTGCTATCTAAAGATGGTATGGTGAAAGGTCTTCCGCATATATATTATCCAAATGAAGTTTGTGAAAAGTGCACACTAGCAAAGCATACAAGAGCTCCCTTCAAAGGTGGAAAGTCTTGGAAAGCAATGAGACCATTGCAGTTGgtgcatactgatatatgcggccCTCTTCCAGAATCTCATGGTGGTAACAAATATTTTATAACATTTGTTGATGATTTTAGTAGAATGTTGTGGGtttattttcttaaagaaaagtCGGCTGCACTCTctacatttaaaaattttaaatctttagttGAAAAAGAATGTAACTATAAAGTATAA